The following proteins come from a genomic window of Corallococcus sp. NCRR:
- a CDS encoding DEAD/DEAH box helicase codes for MTFDELQLTDSLLKAVKAEGYTTPTPIQAKAIPHALAGKDVLGVAQTGTGKTAAFALPILQRLSAKAPAGGARPVRCLVLTPTRELASQVSDSFVTYGKNLPLRHAVVFGGVGQNPQVQALRQGVDILVATPGRLLDLIDQGFVTLRALEVFVLDEADRMLDMGFIHDVRRVIKVLPPVRQTLFFSATLPPDIMDLARNILKEPVRVEVSPASSTADTVSQQVYFVEREEKRALLTHLLQDAKAIPRALVFTRTKHGANRVAKQLTAAGVRADAIHGNKSQNARERALDEFRAGTLRVLVATDIAARGIDIDGLSHVFNYDLPNVPEQYVHRIGRTGRAGASGQAVSFCDSEERAYLRDIERTIRRSVPVVADAAFRSHLPPPLPGDVEESRPPMNRGGRGQSRGGGGGGGGGGQRRSGGQRRGGGGGGQARPNGGQPRQASGGGNAQAPRGGGQGRPQQARPAVASPAAGPSSPPPRRTMSKWG; via the coding sequence ATGACTTTCGATGAACTGCAGTTGACCGATTCGCTCCTCAAGGCCGTCAAGGCGGAGGGCTACACCACGCCGACGCCCATCCAGGCGAAGGCGATTCCCCATGCCCTGGCGGGCAAGGACGTGTTGGGCGTGGCCCAGACGGGCACGGGCAAGACGGCGGCGTTCGCGCTGCCCATCCTCCAGCGCCTGTCGGCGAAGGCGCCCGCGGGCGGCGCGCGTCCGGTGCGCTGCCTGGTGCTGACGCCCACGCGCGAGCTGGCCAGCCAGGTGAGTGACAGCTTCGTCACCTACGGCAAGAACCTGCCCCTGCGCCACGCGGTGGTGTTCGGCGGCGTGGGCCAGAATCCGCAGGTCCAGGCGCTGCGCCAGGGCGTGGACATCCTGGTGGCGACGCCGGGGCGCCTGCTGGATCTCATCGACCAGGGGTTCGTGACCCTGCGCGCGCTGGAAGTGTTCGTGCTGGATGAAGCGGACCGCATGCTGGACATGGGGTTCATCCACGACGTGCGGCGGGTCATCAAGGTGCTGCCGCCGGTGCGCCAGACGCTGTTCTTCAGCGCGACGCTGCCGCCGGACATCATGGACCTGGCGCGCAACATCCTGAAGGAGCCGGTGCGCGTGGAGGTGTCGCCCGCGTCCAGCACCGCGGACACGGTGAGCCAGCAGGTGTACTTCGTGGAGCGCGAGGAGAAGCGCGCGCTGCTCACGCACCTGCTCCAGGACGCGAAGGCGATTCCGCGCGCGCTGGTGTTCACGCGCACGAAGCACGGCGCCAACCGCGTGGCCAAGCAGCTGACGGCGGCGGGCGTGCGCGCGGACGCCATCCACGGCAACAAGAGCCAGAACGCCCGCGAGCGCGCGCTGGACGAGTTCCGCGCCGGCACCCTGCGCGTGCTGGTGGCCACGGACATCGCGGCGCGCGGCATCGACATCGACGGGCTGTCGCACGTGTTCAACTACGACCTGCCCAACGTGCCGGAGCAGTACGTGCACCGCATCGGCCGCACGGGCCGCGCGGGCGCCAGCGGCCAGGCCGTGTCCTTCTGCGACTCCGAGGAGCGCGCGTACCTGCGCGACATCGAGCGCACCATCCGCCGCAGCGTGCCGGTGGTGGCGGACGCCGCGTTCCGTTCGCACCTGCCCCCTCCCCTCCCCGGTGACGTGGAGGAGAGCCGCCCTCCGATGAACCGGGGTGGCCGGGGCCAGTCGCGCGGCGGCGGTGGCGGTGGCGGCGGCGGGGGTCAGCGCCGGAGTGGCGGACAGCGCCGCGGCGGTGGCGGCGGCGGTCAGGCCCGTCCGAACGGTGGCCAGCCGCGTCAGGCCAGCGGTGGTGGGAATGCCCAGGCGCCGCGCGGTGGCGGTCAGGGCCGCCCGCAGCAGGCCCGTCCGGCGGTGGCGTCGCCTGCCGCGGGGCCGAGCTCGCCTCCGCCCCGTCGCACCATGTCCAAGTGGGGCTGA
- a CDS encoding serine/threonine protein kinase codes for MTRSADGELHIDSVLRNTYKVVSVLGRGGMGSVFLAQHLRLPGKQVAVKVLRVGDHVGPDLHVRFRREAEIASRLGHPNIVEVLDFDTLEDGSPFLVLEYLRGESLADRLRRGRLSLEEVFSFTRQMGSALQTAHRAGVVHRDLKPANIFLVPTDSGGVVGERVKLLDFGISKVMSSETLQTQEAVLIGTPQYMSPEQAQGQNSRIDARTDLFALGGIVFEMISGMTPFGGGSLAQIIYRVVHEPPVSLATLMPDLPPNVAAAVARALEKKPENRHPDVASFIAELTGTQLQSLPETAEQIEARTFGRSKRPSGVALPSVAPSDDDGTGATMAPSNKGLGTGRFGADALAASDDIGFDATMAPRAGGTVPFGQQPQVAGGTMGFGATQAPGSGMGSSGVALPVPGAPERLQGSMGGQQAAPGYGTGQYGMPGSQAAPGPGAGPQAVPGSMSGQHATPASMGGQQVAQGSYGGQQAVPGSFAGAAGPQGQPLAPVSMAGQPGPMPVPPRSRVLPIAGAAALILGAVGLGWWLRPPPPVGPPPGAVNAPPPSFPPPLNPPPVAAPPPTIAQTPTPPPVTPTTLSDTPVKVDAPVQPTAPGKTAVKTGGKAPISRIPLNPTDAVAVSKLEEAQAAVKDKDFETAVRMAQKSYATQNNLAAHYVAIQSRCETKDLAAVRSEAARIRGEKLPAALIAACQSKDIELE; via the coding sequence ATGACGCGCTCGGCTGACGGTGAGCTGCACATCGATTCGGTCCTCCGGAATACCTACAAAGTCGTCTCCGTGCTGGGGCGGGGCGGCATGGGTTCGGTGTTCCTGGCCCAGCACCTGCGGCTTCCGGGCAAGCAGGTCGCGGTGAAGGTGCTGCGGGTAGGCGATCACGTGGGGCCGGACCTCCACGTGCGCTTCCGGCGGGAGGCGGAGATCGCCTCGCGGCTGGGGCACCCGAACATCGTGGAGGTGCTGGACTTCGACACGCTGGAGGACGGCAGTCCGTTCCTGGTGCTGGAGTACCTGCGCGGCGAGAGCCTCGCGGACCGGCTGCGGCGCGGGCGGCTGTCGTTGGAGGAGGTGTTCTCCTTCACGCGGCAGATGGGGTCCGCGCTGCAGACGGCGCACCGCGCGGGCGTCGTGCACCGCGACCTGAAGCCCGCGAACATCTTCCTGGTGCCCACCGACTCCGGCGGCGTGGTGGGCGAGCGGGTGAAGCTGCTCGACTTCGGCATCTCCAAGGTCATGTCGTCGGAGACGCTGCAGACGCAGGAGGCGGTGCTCATCGGCACGCCGCAGTACATGTCGCCGGAGCAGGCGCAGGGGCAGAACAGCCGCATCGACGCGAGGACGGACCTGTTCGCGCTGGGCGGCATCGTGTTCGAGATGATCTCCGGGATGACGCCCTTCGGTGGCGGGTCGCTCGCGCAGATCATCTACCGCGTGGTGCACGAGCCGCCGGTGTCGCTGGCCACGTTGATGCCGGACCTGCCGCCGAACGTCGCGGCGGCGGTGGCGCGCGCACTGGAGAAGAAGCCGGAGAATCGTCATCCGGACGTCGCGTCGTTCATCGCGGAGCTCACGGGGACGCAACTCCAGTCGCTGCCGGAGACGGCGGAGCAGATCGAGGCCCGGACCTTCGGGCGCTCGAAACGTCCCTCCGGTGTCGCCCTCCCCTCCGTGGCGCCGAGCGACGACGACGGGACGGGCGCCACGATGGCGCCGTCGAACAAGGGGCTTGGGACGGGCCGCTTTGGAGCGGACGCGTTGGCGGCGTCGGATGACATCGGCTTCGACGCGACGATGGCGCCAAGGGCCGGTGGCACGGTGCCGTTCGGGCAGCAGCCGCAGGTGGCTGGCGGCACGATGGGCTTCGGCGCCACGCAGGCGCCCGGAAGCGGCATGGGGAGCTCGGGCGTGGCCCTGCCGGTGCCCGGTGCTCCCGAGCGGCTGCAGGGAAGCATGGGAGGACAGCAGGCCGCCCCCGGCTACGGCACGGGCCAATACGGCATGCCGGGCAGTCAGGCCGCTCCTGGCCCCGGCGCGGGCCCGCAGGCCGTTCCGGGCAGCATGAGCGGACAGCACGCCACTCCGGCCAGCATGGGCGGACAGCAGGTCGCTCAGGGCAGCTACGGTGGCCAGCAGGCGGTGCCGGGCAGCTTCGCGGGTGCCGCCGGTCCCCAGGGCCAGCCGCTCGCCCCGGTGAGCATGGCGGGGCAGCCCGGTCCGATGCCGGTCCCGCCAAGGTCACGCGTCCTGCCCATCGCGGGCGCCGCCGCGCTGATCCTCGGGGCCGTGGGACTGGGATGGTGGCTGCGGCCTCCGCCGCCGGTCGGGCCTCCGCCCGGTGCCGTGAACGCGCCCCCGCCTTCCTTCCCCCCGCCGCTCAACCCTCCGCCCGTGGCCGCGCCGCCGCCCACCATCGCGCAGACTCCGACCCCTCCGCCCGTCACGCCGACGACCCTCAGTGACACGCCAGTGAAGGTCGACGCGCCAGTGCAGCCCACGGCGCCAGGAAAGACGGCCGTCAAGACGGGCGGCAAGGCGCCGATTTCGCGCATCCCGCTGAACCCCACGGATGCCGTCGCGGTGTCCAAGCTGGAAGAAGCCCAAGCCGCAGTGAAGGACAAGGATTTCGAGACCGCGGTCCGGATGGCCCAGAAGAGCTACGCGACCCAGAACAACCTGGCCGCGCACTACGTGGCCATCCAGAGCCGCTGTGAAACGAAGGATCTCGCGGCCGTCCGATCAGAAGCGGCGAGGATCCGCGGTGAGAAACTGCCCGCGGCTCTCATCGCCGCATGTCAGAGCAAGGATATTGAATTGGAGTAG